One genomic region from Ptychodera flava strain L36383 chromosome 5, AS_Pfla_20210202, whole genome shotgun sequence encodes:
- the LOC139132975 gene encoding mitochondrial fission regulator 2-like has translation MRSEYWPSRAKRTKAKVRPSILPKESASITPIPEHDTMDTNPAVMATPDPSALTKISALEEELAKLRAQIAMIVSTQAQQQQIPATPVTGFTPNCIPGIETPPLTPTCPRFAPPPPAPPPPPPPPPPPPSLLMPKQMSISEIIKKNKAAKGETKGAKTPNTPAGMPNMADVLKGLGSVKLKSIARSPGGTPIRQAPKPSDSDDPAALIARALKKKFAHRCVMDSPPVGKENEHGFTPSPQNSPLKASPKFGRHLLKPCKSRRSLDHHHATSPLADVNA, from the exons ATGAG ATCTGAGTACTGGCCATCCAGGGCAAAACGAACCAAAGCCAAAGTGAGACCCAGCATACTACCAAAAGAATCAGCATCCATCACGCCGATACCAGAACATGACACCATGGATACAAACCCCGCTGTCATGGCAACACCAGATCCCAGCGCTCTGACAAAGATCAGCGCGTTAGAGGAAGAGCTTGCTAAACTCAGGGCACAGATAGCAATGATTGTGTCAACTCAGGCGCAGCAACAACAGATACCTG CAACACCAGTGACAGGGTTTACACCAAATTGTATCCCAGGTATCGAAACACCACCATTGACACCAACCTGCCCTAGGTTTGCCCCTCCACCGCCAGCTCCACCACCaccccctcctcctcctccccctcctccatCTCTGCTGATGCCTAAACAGATGTCAATCtctgaaatcatcaagaaa aaCAAAGCTGCCAAAGGGGAGACTAAGGGAGcgaaaacaccaaatactccaGCTGGTATGCCAAACATGGCTGATGTGTTGAAAGGTCTGGGGTCAGTCAAACTCAAGTCCATAGCAAG ATCTCCAGGTGGCACACCAATCAGGCAAGCACCAAAGCCCAGTGACAGCGATGACCCGGCAGCTCTAATAGCTAGggctttgaagaaaaaatttgcACACCGCTGTGTAATGGACAGCCCTCCAGTAGGCAAAGAAAATGAGCATGGCTTCACACCATCTCCTCAGAACAGTCCACTGAAAGCCAGTCCTAAG TTTGGACGTCATTTATTGAAACCTTGCAAAAGTCGTCGAAGCTTGGACCATCATCATGCCACCTCACCTCTCGCTGATGTCAATGCTTGA
- the LOC139132695 gene encoding uncharacterized protein has product MEDRDKFQEDLNNLEVWSKDWQMSFNVDKCKVMHVGSTNPQYNYTMNNIALTPVEEEKDLGVLIHNSMKTSKHCAEAVKKANRALGFIKRNIKYKTKFNIIRLYKSLVRPHIEYAVQFWNPHYIKDITLVEKVQRRATKLIPELCHLSYEERLKELKLTTLEERRMRGDLIQVFRIIKGIDRVSPYNLFTFSQHHRTRGHTLKLAKSRVRLDCRKYFFTQRIVSAWNNYQHILLKLKQYWTSK; this is encoded by the coding sequence ATGGAGGACCGGGATAAATTCCAGGAGGATCTTAATAACCTTGAAGTTTGGTCAAAGGACTGGCAGATGTCTTTCAATGTGGATAAGTGCAAGGTCATGCATGTGGGATCAACCAATCCGCAATATAATTATACCATGAACAACATAGCTCTTACTCCAGTTGAGGAAGAAAAAGACTTGGGTGTACTAATCCATAATTCCATGAAGACAAGTAAACATTGTGCAGAAGCAGTAAAGAAGGCGAACAGAGCTCTTGGTTTTATCAAAAGGAATATaaagtacaaaacaaaattcaatattatACGGTTATACAAGTCACTGGTTAGACCCCACATTGAATATGCAGTACAGTTTTGGAACCCACATTATATTAAGGATATCACATTAGTTGAAAAGGTACAGAGACGAGCAACAAAATTAATACCGGAACTTTGCCATCTTAGCTATGAAGAGAGGCTGAAAGAATTGAAATTGACAACTTTGGAGGAAAGAAGAATGAGAGGAGACCTGATTCAAGTTTTCAGGATTATCAAAGGAATTGACAGAGTTTCACCATacaatttattcacatttagTCAGCATCACAGGACAAGAGGACACACACTTAAACTTGCCAAATCAAGAGTTAGACTGGACTGCAGGAAATACTTCTTCACTCAGCGGATTGTCTCTGCATGGAACAATTACCAGCATATATTATTGAAGCTGAAACAGTACTGGACTTCAAAATAA
- the LOC139132976 gene encoding armadillo repeat-containing protein 1-like, translated as MDAGVIVQQLRTLAADPQNRDALVKDQASMQGLVYFLDNKDSSVIMTSLEALQDLSENPSNRPVMRDLPYVVDALQDTLKRQHDKRIQHLARKILSRISPANHSPLKNHVNNCNQTTQGKTNKYKKTHFLGNANKRAKTVTLQVKGLNDLQCRKICEELLLPVKGVISFTFDMSNRRCILRVKTELKPEVLVTAIAKSKIMSAEQVIKDEYGQEVLLSFGANPATVDKENDSLPQYLPEDDSPIKGADKAVVRTDNKKTESSWVASAAKFLSQSFYW; from the exons ATGGATGCTGGAGTTATTGTCCAACAGTTGCGAACATTAGCAGCAGATCCTCAAAATAGGGATGCTTTAGTCAAG GATCAAGCTTCAATGCAAGGTTTAGtttattttttggacaacaAAGATAGCAGTGTTATAATGACTTCACTAGAG GCACTACAAGATCTTTCAGAAAATCCATCCAACAGACCAGTAATGAGAGACTTGCCATATGTGGTAGATGCTCTACAAGATACATTGAAAAG ACAACATGATAAACGAATACAGCACTTGGCCAGGAAGATTTTAAGTCGGATTTCACCAGCTAACCACAGTCCCCTGAAAAACCATGTTAATAACTGTAATCAAACAACGCAAGGTAAAACCAACAAATACAAGAAGACACACTTCCTCGGAAATGCAAACAAAAGAGCAAAAACAGTGACATTACAAGTCAAGGGACTTAATGATCTG CAATGTCGTAAGATTTGTGAAGAGCTGTTGTTGCCAGTGAAAGGTGTCATCAGTTTCACATTTGACATGTCTAATCGTCGATGTATTCTCAGAGTCAAAACAGAACTCAAACCAGAG GTGCTTGTGACGGCCATTGCTAAATCCAAGATAATGTCAGCAGAGCAAGTTATCAAAGATGAATATGGACAAGAG GTATTGCTGTCGTTTGGTGCCAATCCAGCCACTGTGGACAAGGAGAATGACTCTCTGCCACAGTATCTACCTGAAGATGACAGTCCCATCAAAGGTGCTGACAAGGCTGTCGTCAGAACTGATAATAAGAAAACTGAAAGTAGCTGGGTTGCCAGCGCTGCCAAGTTCCTATCACAGTCATTTTACTGGTGA